From a region of the Podospora pseudopauciseta strain CBS 411.78 chromosome 7 map unlocalized CBS411.78m_7, whole genome shotgun sequence genome:
- a CDS encoding uncharacterized protein (EggNog:ENOG503P0NV), whose product MSGNSSQRNDPLDDSRPWWFPRVPSRRERIPGERRRTAPTTTTTTSGEFHRAIARYNRNIERVRRNLDAVENRRYHPEASMSSADRDLRRRFNRDPPTTNDPPAVPGAPSLPPLRSLGSRARPGMASGSGSRSSRYRPERLLRATNFDSRINNTSSHVVSDEHPDANSHLRALLDLPNIGTLISPLAPTSTTPTLYNQDTEDTRRTKRRKLDNDKVGPKFKGFHYGHYGQLEPGRLTMEIVSCDGGLYQESLQYPPENILKNDDSVYCTKGNRCNIILRHTGGTVFSLTELVIKAPGSSYSCPVREGMVFVAMKSDELLTRTAQYQIQYLPPQQRTNNTLVYSVRHEEDGSSITRLQPPVREFSFGLDDDEDYRTAQIPPEFAVPPPPFNITTECTDDGSDDDDDGRVLPPHLRSRNRRTPNRIGSLPFESESSEEDRDPWGNPSSDWRAFDNLTRRRYSARGGGRQHESTSSTTLEEAQEASQIATQEAVRAVGGELMAPLAHFFIEKDKNKCTIRFDPPVSGRFILLKMWSPPQDLSDRSSNIDIEAVVAQGFAGPRYFPSVELA is encoded by the exons ATG TCTGGCAACTCCTCGCAGCGCAACGACCCATTGGATGATTCCAGGCCGTGGTGGTTTCCACGAGTGCCCAGCAGACGAGAGCGGATCCCTGGTGAACGACGCCGTACAGctccaaccacaaccacaaccacgtCTGGAGAATTTCATAGAGCTATAGCGAGGTATAACCGAAACATTGAACGGGTCCGCCGAAATCTCGACGCTGTAGAAAACCGACGTTATCATCCGGAAGCCAGCATGTCCTCTGCTGATAGGGATCTGCGACGAAGATTCAATCGTGATccgcccaccaccaacgaccCGCCCGCAGTCCCCGGCGCTCCCtcactcccccctctccggTCTCTTGGCTCGAGAGCTCGACCTGGCATGGCGTCGGGGTCAGGCTCACGATCAAGCCGCTACCGCCCCGAGCGGTTGCTCCGCGCCACCAACTTTGATTCCCGCATCAACAATACTTCTTCGCATGTCGTCTCCGATGAGCATCCCGACGCCAACTCTCACCTTCGCGCCCTCTTGGACTTGCCCAATATCGGCACCCTCATCTCACCACTGGCTCCCACGAGCACGACGCCCACATTGTACAACCAGGACACCGAGGACACCCGTCGCACCAAGCGGCGAAAGCTGGACAATGACAAGGTCGGTCCAAAGTTCAAGGGGTTCCATTATGGACATTATGGACAGTTGGAGCCCGGCAGATTGACCATGGAGATTGTGAGCTGTGACGGGGGGCTCTATCAAGAATCACTACAATACCCGCCGGAAAATATCCTGAAGAATGACGATTCAGTGTACTGCACCAAAGGCAATCGGTGCAACATCATCCTGAGGCATACAGGCGGGACCGTTTTCAGCCTTACCGAGCTTGTCATCAAGGCCCCTGGATCAAGCTACTCATGCCC GGTTAGAGAAGGGATGGTGTTCGTGGCCATGAAGTCAGACGAGCTCCTCACCCGCACAGCGCAGTATCAGATCCAGTATCTTCCCCCGCAACAAAGGACAAATAACACCCTAGTATATTCGGTCCGTCATGAGGAGGACGGTAGTTCCATCACACGCCTTCAACCACCAGTGCGGGAATTCAGCTTTGGTttggacgacgatgaggactATAGAACAGCCCAAATCCCACCAGAGTTTGCTGTACCGCCACCCCCGTTCAACATTACGACAGAATGTACCGACGATGGTagcgacgacgatgatgatggacgTGTActtcccccccatctccGGTCACGTAACAGAAGGACGCCGAACCGTATAGGGTCACTGCCATTTGAGAGCGAGAGCAGCGAAGAGGACCGAGACCCATGGGGTAATCCCTCCTCGGACTGGAGAGCTTTCGATAACTTGACTCGGCGTCGATATTCCGCTCGCGGTGGCGGACGGCAGCATGAAAGTACCAGCAGTACGACGTTggaagaagcccaagaagctTCGCAAATCGCAACGCAAGAGGCGGTACGGGCAGTTGGTGGCGAGCTCATGGCACCGTTGGCACACTTCTTTATCGAAAAGGATAAGAATAAGTGCACCATTCGGTTTGATCCGCCAGTGAGTGGGCGTTTTATACTCCTCAAGATGTGGAGTCCTCCACAGGACCTGTCTGATCGGTCGAGCAATATCGATATCGAGGCAGTGGTTGCCCAAGGATTTGCCGGGCCAAGGTACTTTCCTTCAGTGGAGCTTGCCTAA
- the TIF6 gene encoding Eukaryotic translation initiation factor 6 (EggNog:ENOG503NW87; BUSCO:EOG092644O2; COG:J): MAVRAQFENSNEVGVFSTLTNSYALVAVGASENFYSVFEAELQDVIPICRTTIAGTRIIGRLTAGNRKGLLVPTTTTDQELQHLRNSLPDEIRIQRIEERLSALGNVIVCNDHTALVHPDLEPETEEIIADVLGVEVFRQTIADHVLVGTYMALSNQGGLVHPKTSIQDQDELSSLLQVPLVAGSVNRGSNVIGGGMVVNDWMAVTGLDTTAPELSVIESVFRLGEGAAPGAINTTMKETMVESFY; the protein is encoded by the exons ATGGCTGTCAGAGCGCAATTTGAGAACTCCAACGA AGTTGGTGTCTTTTCCACCCTCACAAACTCTTACGCCCTCGTGGCGGTCGGTGCCAGCGAAAACTTCTACAGCGTGTTCGAGGCCGAGCTCCAGGATGTCATTCCCATCTGCAGAACGACGATTGCCGGCACGCGGATCATTGGGCGGTTAACAGCTGG TAACCGAAAAGGTCTTCTCGtccccaccacaaccaccgaCCAAGAACTCCAACACCTCCgcaactccctccccgacgAAATCCGCATACAGCGCATCGAGGAGCGTCTCTCGGCCCTCGGCAACGTCATTGTCTGCAACGACCACACAGCCCTCGTCCACCCCGATCTAGAGCCTGAGACGGAAGAGATCATCGCTGATGTCCTCGGTGTGGAAGTTTTCAGGCAAACCATTGCTGATCACGTGTTGGTGGGCACATACATGGCGCTGAGCAACCAAGGCGGTCTAGTGCACCCCAAGACGAGCATTCAGGACCAGGACGAGCTGAGCAGCTTGCTGCAGGTACCTCTTGTGGCGGGCAGTGTCAACAGAGGTAGCAATGTTATTGGCGGCGGCATGGTGGTGAACGACTGGATGGCGGTGACGGGGCTGGATACCACAGCGCCGGAACTCAGCGTGATTGAGAGTGTGTTCAGGCTGGGTGAGGGTGCGGCGCCGGGGGCGATTAATACGACCATGAAAGAGACGATGGTGGAGTCGTTCTACTGA